The genomic window TGTGATCCCACTCTTTCATCTTTCTCTGTTTCCATGAAagttatttccttttttaaaataatcaccTCTTTTTGACGCTACACCCACCGACCCCATTCCTTAAAAAACCCTcttcatttcataatttttgttcaaattaatCCAAATTTGTGGACTTTTCTGGGTTTTCTTCGtgggttttgtttggtttttgattTTATGAAATGGGTTTGCTTCGGTTTTTTAGAGTGAAGAGGAAATCGAAAGTTGCTGATAAAAAAACCGTTCTTGATGCTGAAATTCAGCCTGGTTTTGGTGCTAGGAAGTTCCGGTGGACTGAAATCGAGGCTTTTACTAAGAATTTCTCCACTGTTGTCGGCTCCGGCGGCTTCAGTAATGTCTATCTTGCTCGGACGGCGCCGGGGATGCCGGCGGCGGTTAAGATTTTGGGTGCTAGTGAGCGGCTAAACCGGATGTTCCGGCAGGAATTGGACATTCTTCTGCAGCTCCGCCACCGGAATATTGTCACTTTCCTTGGCTTTTGCGATGAACGAGGTGAAAATTCaatcttctcttctctaatgGAAGCTGAattctttgtttgttaattaatcaaatttggattagacccaaaaagaaaatgttcaaactcagagagaaaacagaggaaaacagaggaaacagaggaaacagaggaaaagAATAAAGCAAAAAAGACAGTAGAATAAAAGCAATTCAATAATTTGCGTTTCATCTTTCAACTTTGATTAACTGTTAATCACAAATCTGTAATGATTAATCCGATGattaaattatgtatttaaaaaattgcagATGAAGGAGCTTTGGTCTTCGAATATGTCTCCAATGGGAGCTTGCAAGAGAAGCTCCACAGCCGGCTGGCGACGGCGAAGACAGCGGTGCCGGTTCTTCCATGGAAAATCCGGTTAGCCATAGCCTTTCAGTTAGCTCAAGCAATCGAATACCTCCATGAAAAATGCAGTCTACAAATCGTTCACGGCGATATAAAATCATCGAACATTTTACTGGACGAACGATTCAATTGCAAACTCTGTGATTTTGGGTCGGCGAAAATGGGATTCTCGTCGGCGGTAGCGAAtccgtcgtcgtcgtcgtcgccGTCGAGCCCCTTCAGAGCGAAGCAATGGATGATGGGATCTCCAGGTTACACAGATCCCCAATACTTAAGAACCGGAATCGCCTCAAAGAAGAACGACATTTACAGTTTCGGCGTGGTGGTTTTAGAGCTAATCACCGGAAAAGAGGCTTTCTGCTCGGAGAAGGGTCTGATTTTGACTTCAATTTTACCTCCAGCAGTTCGCGACGGCGAAGGAATTAAACCATCGGCGGTGGCGGAACTGGTGGATCCGCGGCTCCGGGGAGAATTCGACAGCAATGAAGCCGGAGCGTTGCTATCAATCGCAGCGGCTTGCTTAGCGCAGCCGCCCGCACCGAGGCCGGTGATCGGAGGCGTGCTGCAGATGATGACGGAGAAGATCGGGAATGTAAGCGACGGGTTATGGGCGGGGAAACGTGGCAGTAAATTATTGGATGTGGGGAGATggtaaaaacaaaagggtAAATATGTAAAAATGGGTTAGGAaagaatatttgtttgtttgattttaaaaataggaaaaaaaaaagaaaagaaaaacgtgGAGGATGGTGTCCACGTTGCCATCACCGACGATGACTTGTTGTCCATGACAGCAATTATTTTGTGCCGATTTGGAATTATGTGGCTGCCAGAGTGTCAATTGTGGGCCCCCATTCTCTCATTGTTATTTTATCCAATTTCTTACCATTCATACCATTTGTGTAACCTAAAATCAATTCACAGCATATCATATTAGAGACAGAAGGTTACAATGATAAGAACGGAGATTAATCACGGGCAATGGTATGCTTTCAACAAACGAAGATTGATCGGGAAAGAAACGGAGAAGATGGTTGCCACTCACGAACGAAGAAGATGTAGAATTAGAGACGGAAGGTTGACTTCTTAATTGGATTTTGTGAAAAACATGAATGCAATACAAAATCCCTAAACACGTGTTTCACAATGTGTCTCGACGATACAGGCAGAATTCATGAAAGAGTGCACACAAATTTTTTCGATCGTGTtgcattttcatctttaattttttgaagcaTCGAGACGATGCTTCNNNNNNNNNNNNNNNNNNNNNNNNNNNNNNNNNNNNNNNNNNNNNNNNNNNNNNNNNNNNNNNNNNNNNNNAGAAGGTTACAATGATAAGAACGGAGATTAATCACGGGCAATGGTATGCTTTCAACAAACGAAGATTGATCGGGAAAGAAACGGAGAAGATGGTTGCCACTCACGAACGAAGAAGATGTAGAATTAGAGACGGAAGGTTGACTTCTTAATTGGATTTTGTGAAAAACATGAATGCAATACAAAATCCCTAAACACGTGTTTCACAATGTGTCTCGACGATACAGGCAGAATTCATGAAAGAGTGCACACAAATTTTTTCGATCGTGTtgcattttcatctttaattttttgaagcaTCGAGACGATGCTTCCTCAGCTTGAGCTTGATAGTGTCGTGACAGTTTTACATGCAACACCTTTGGTGTTGCCTCCTTGTCTACTCGGCTCCAATGATCTTCTCAAatcttcttctattttcttgttttcatcTATTTGATGTCCAATTAAGGATTAAAATACTCGTTAGTACGTTTATATAGAGGAGAGTTGGACATCGATATTAAGTCCTCTCTCGTTTGTCTATGAATTGTTCTTGATAGTTCGCTCAATTCTCTGTGTGTTCGCTTCTTCTTGAGTTGCTGGTTATATTTTATAGTGGAATCGAAACATCCATATTATTATGTCTATACTATAACATTAATTTAAGTATACTTCAATTGACTCGATACCTAAATCTTTACGAACACAAGAACATTTAAACACGAACACAGCTGCCACTCGTGTACTGACCGAAGCTCG from Cucurbita pepo subsp. pepo cultivar mu-cu-16 unplaced genomic scaffold, ASM280686v2 Cp4.1_scaffold002195, whole genome shotgun sequence includes these protein-coding regions:
- the LOC111786632 gene encoding probable receptor-like protein kinase At1g33260 gives rise to the protein MGLLRFFRVKRKSKVADKKTVLDAEIQPGFGARKFRWTEIEAFTKNFSTVVGSGGFSNVYLARTAPGMPAAVKILGASERLNRMFRQELDILLQLRHRNIVTFLGFCDERDEGALVFEYVSNGSLQEKLHSRLATAKTAVPVLPWKIRLAIAFQLAQAIEYLHEKCSLQIVHGDIKSSNILLDERFNCKLCDFGSAKMGFSSAVANPSSSSSPSSPFRAKQWMMGSPGYTDPQYLRTGIASKKNDIYSFGVVVLELITGKEAFCSEKGLILTSILPPAVRDGEGIKPSAVAELVDPRLRGEFDSNEAGALLSIAAACLAQPPAPRPVIGGVLQMMTEKIGNVSDGLWAGKRGSKLLDVGRW